The Streptomyces durmitorensis genome contains the following window.
TTCCTGGTCGTGGCCGCCCGCCTCGATGAGGGCGTAGATCAGCTCGTCGCCGTCGCCGGAGGCAAGGCCCGGGACCTCCTCCGTACCGAAGTCGTAGCCCTCTTCGCGCAGTCGGCGCAGCAGGGCGACGGCGCTGGCGGGGGTGTCGAGGCCGACCGCGTTGCCGATCCGCGAGTGCTTGGTCGGGTAGGCGGAAAGGACGAGCGCGATGCGCTTGTCGGCGGCCGGGATGTGGCGAAGCCGTGCGTGCCGCACGGCGATGCCGGCCACGCGGGCCGCGCGCTCGGCGTCGGCGACGTACGCGGGCAGACCGTCCTCGTCGATCTCCTTGAAGGAGAACGGCACCGTGATCAGACGGCCGTCGAACTCGGGGACCGCGATCTGGCTTGCGGCGTCCAGCGGCGACACGCCCTCGTCGTTGCCCTCCCAGTCGGTGCGTGAGCTGGTGAGGCACAGCGCCTGGAGGATGGGTACGTCGAGTCCGCTGAGTGCGCCTGCGTCCCAGGACTCGTCGTCGCCGCCCGCCGACGCCTCGGCGGGGCGCGTGCCGCCCGCGGCGAGGACCGTGGTCACGATCGCGTCGGCGGCGCGCAGTTCATCGATGAGTTCGGGCTCGGGAGTACGCAGCGAGGCGACGTACAGCGGCAGCGGGCGCGCTCCGGCGTCCTCGACCGCGCGGCACAGGCTCTCGATGAAGGCGGTGTTGCCGCTCATGTGGTGGGCGCGGTAGTAGAGCACCGCGACGGTCGGTCCCTCGACCTGACGGGCGGTGCGCTCCAGCGGGCCCCACGAGGGCGCGGGGGCGGGCGGCTCGAAGCCGTGGCCGGTGAGCAGGACGGTGTCGGAGAGGAACCTGGCCAGCTGCTCCAGGTTGTCGGGGCCGCCGTGGGCCAGGTAGGCGTGGGCTTCGGCGGCGATGCCGATGGGCACGGTCGATGCGGCCATCAGCTGGGCGTCGGGGGCCTGTTCGCCGGTGAGGACGACCACGGGGCGTCCGGTCGCCACGACTTGGTCGAGGCCCTCCTGCCAGGCGCGTACGCCGCCGAGGAGGCGTACGACGACCAGGTCGGCGCCGTCCAGGAGCTGCGGAAGGTCCTCGAGCGGGAGCCGGGAGGGGTTCGCGAAGCGGTAGTCGACCGGGCCGGCGGCGGCGCGGGCGCTGAGCAGGTCGGTGTCGGACGTCGACAGGAGCAGGATCATGCGGCGTCGGGCCTTCCTCGGGGTGTCCACGCCCCGGGTGGTGTCGATGGCGTCTCCCCTGCTCGAGCGGACGAGAGCTCGGGGAAGGGAGTTCCTGACTCACCCGGCATGCGCACCGGGCTCACAGTGGCGGGACCGCGCCGGAATCGCACCGGGCTTCCTCCCCTTGTCGCCGTCTGTGGCGACGACGGGCCGGCTGACCCGTCGCTAGGAATACTAAGGGCCGATCAACTACCGGGGGGCAGGCGGACCTGCTGCGATGGGTCGGTATGCTCGCCGCCATGCCCCCATCGGTCCCCTCGCCCCCGCTCTCGGGAGACGAGTCTGCCCGCGGCCGCGGTGACGCCTGCCCCGGGACGCTGCGCCTGCACCGGGCGGACGACGGGGCGCTGGCCCGCGTCCGCATCCCTGGCGGCGTACTCAGCGCGGGGCAGGCCGATGTGCTGCGGGACGCGGCGGAGCGGCTGGGAGATGGGGAGTTGCATCTCACATCGCGCGGCAATGTGCAGGTGCGCGGGCTGCCCGCGCACTGCGGCGGTGAACTGGCTTACCTGCTGGGCGAATCGGGGCTTTTGCCCTCCGAACGCCATGAGCGGGTGCGTAATGTGGTGGCCTCCCCGCTCGCGGGACTCGACGGCCGGGGCGAGGCGGACATCCGCCCGTGGCTCTCCGCCCTGGACGAGCTGGTGTGCGCCAGTGACCGGGCCGCCGCTCTGTCCGGCCGGTTCCTGTTCGCCCTGGACGACGGCCGCGGCGACGTGGGGGCGCTCGGCGGGGACGTGACCCTGACGGCGCGGGACGCGGACGAGGCGCTGCTGCGGATCGGACCGTCGCACGACGCCGTCCTCATGACGGCGGCGCAGGCACCGCGGGCCGCGCTCATCGCGGCCGAGACGTTCCTGGAGCAGGCGCCCGACGCCGGTGCGTGGCGGGTCACCGATCTGCCCGGCGGCATCGGCCCCCTCCTCGACGCGGTCCTGCACCGCCTGCGCCAGGCCGGACTCCAAGTCACTCGCACCACCGCGCCCCTCCCCCAGGATCCGGGCGGACCCGCCCTCGGCGTCGTGTCCGGCCCGCACCGCACGGCCGCACTCTCCCTCGGCCTGCCCCTGGGAAGCGTCAGCGCGCCCCAGTGGCAGACGCTGGCGGACACCGCCCGCCACCATGGCAGCGGCGAGCTGCGGCTGACCCCCTGGCGCGGAGTCATCCTGCCCGGAGTCGAGCGGACAGCGGCCGCGCAACTCCTGGAGGAACTGGGGGCCGCCGGTCTCATCACCGGACCCGACTCGCCCTGGACCGGAGTGGGGGCCTGCATCGGCAGGCCCGGCTGCGCCAAAGCTCTGGACGACGTACGCGCCACGGCGAAAGCCGCGTCGGGTCCCGGAGGGGCGCTGCCCGTGTACTGGTCCGGGTGCGAACGCCGGTGCGGACATCCGCACGGGGAGTGGATCGACGTCGTCGCCACTCCCGACGGACATCAGATCTCCCGCGTACGCGGCGAGAAACGGGACACGCCGGCGACCGTCCCCGGCAGCCCGGGCGCGCTCGCCGCCGCCGTGGCCGCGGCCCGCGGCTGAACCACACATGAACACATGATCAACCCCGCAACACCCGACTGTTCCCTGCCCTATCAAGAGAGCGAACGCACTGTGCACCAGTACGAGAAGGACGGACCGGCGATCTACCGCCAGTCCTTCGCCACGATCCGCGCGGAGGCGGATCTGTCGGGCCTGCCCGCCGACGTGAGCCAGGTCGCGGTCCGCATGATCCACGCCTGCGGCATGGTCGACCTCGTACGCGACCTCGCTTTCACCCCGGACGTGGTGGCCAGGGCCCGCGAGGCCCTGCGTGCGGGCGCCCCCATCCTGTGCGACGTGGCGATGGTCGCAAGCGGCGTCACCCGCAAGCGGCTGCCCGCCGACAACGACGTGGTGTGCACCCTGTCCGACCCGGCGGTGCCCGATCTGGCGGCCAAGCTCGGCACCACGCGCAGCGCCGCCGCCCTGGAGCTGTGGCGCGACCGGATGGAAGGCTCGGTCATAGCCGTCGGCAACGCGCCCACCGCCCTGTTCCGCCTGCTCGAAATGATCGAGGAGGGCGCGCCGCGCCCCGCCGCCGTCATCGGTGTGCCCGTCGGCTTCGTCGGCGCGATGGAGTCCAAGGACGCCCTGGCCGCGCACCCGTCCGGCCTGGACCACATGATCGTGCGGGGCCGACGGGGCGGAAGCGCCATCGCGGCGGCCGCACTCAACGCGATCGCCAGCGAGGAAGAATGAGCGTGAGCGAGCAGAACACAGGCCGGCTGTACGGCGTCGGGCTCGGCCCCGGCGATCCTTCCCTCATGACCCTGCGGGCGGTCGAAGTCATCGCGGAGGCCGATGTCGTCGCCTATCACAGCGCCCGGCACGGACGGTCCATCGCGCGGTCCATCGCGGCCGAGCACCTGCGGGCCGACCACATCGAGGAAGCGCTGGTCTACCCCCTCACGACGGAGACCACCGACCACCCCGGCGGCTACCGGGGCGCGATGGAGGGCTTCTACACCGAGGCCGCGGCCCGCCTCGCGGTGCACCTCGACGCCGGCCGCACGGTCGCCGTCCTCGCCGAGGGCGACCCGCTCTTCTACGGCTCGTACATGCACATGCACAAGCGGCTGGCCGACCGCTATCCCACCGAGGTGATCCCCGGTGTCACCTCCGTCAGCGCCGCGGCCGCCCGCCTCGGCACTCCGCTCGCCGAGGGCGAGGAGGTGCTCACCATCCTGCCCGGCACCCTGCCGGAGGAGGAGCTGACCGCGCGTCTGGCCGCCACGGACGCCGCCGTGGTGATGAAGCTGGGCCGCACCTTCCCCGCCGTGCGCCGCGCCTTCGAGGCCTCCGGGCGGCTGCCCGAGGCCCACTACGTCGAGCGCGCCACCATGGCGGGCGAGCGCATCGACGAGCTGGCCGCGGTCGACGCCGACTCGGTGCCGTACTTCGCCGTCGCTGTCCTGCCGAGCCGGATCGACGCCCCCCGGCCCGAGCGCGCCCCGGACGCGGGCGAAGTGGCCGTGGTCGGTACCGGTCCCGCCGGGCCGCTGTGGCTCACGCCCGAGACTCGCGGAGTGCTGGCCGCAGCCGACGACCTCGTCGGCTACACGACCTATCTGGACCGGGTGCCGGTCCGCCCGGGGCAGGTGCGCCACGGCTCCGACAACAAGGTCGAGTCGGAGCGCGCCGAGTTCGCCCTGGATCTCGCCCGGCGCGGCCGTCGCGTGGCCGTGGTCTCCGGCGGCGACCCTGGCGTCTTCGCCATGGCGACGGCCGTCCTTGAGGTGGCATCGCAGAAGCAGTACGCGGATCTGCCGGTGCGGGTGCTTCCGGGGGTGACGGCGGCGAACGCGGCCGCCGCCCGCGCGGGCGCTCCGCTGGGACACGACTACGCCGCGATATCGCTCTCCGACCGGCTCAAGCCGTGGGAGGTCATCGCGCAGCGGCTGCAGGCGGCGGCCGGTGCGGACCTGGTGCTCGCGCTGTACAACCCCGGCTCCCGCAGCCGGACCTGGCAGGTCGGCAAGGCCCGCGACCTGCTGCTCGAGCACCGCTCGCCCGACACGCCCGTGGTCCTCGGCCGCGACATCGGCGGACCGACCGAGAGCGTACGCACGGTGCGGCTCGCCGATCTCGACCCCGCCGAGGTCGACATGCGCACGATCCTGCTGGTGGGTTCCTCGCAGACCCGCTGGGAGCAGCGGGGCGACGGACAGCAGATCGTGTGGACGCCCCGCCGTTACCCGGAGGACTAGCCTCCAGGTCTGCTAGACCTGGCTGCCGCCCTGGGCGCGCAGCCAGGTCAGGGCCTGCTCCGGGGTGCCCGCCACCGCCACGCCTTCGGGCACCGGCGGTCGGCGCACCACGACCACGGGGATCCGTGCTTCACGGGCCGCGGCGAGTTTGGGGGCGGTGGCGGCGCCGCCGCTGTCCTTCGTGACGACGACGTCGATGCGATGGCGGCGGATCAGCTCGCGCTCCCCCTCCAAGGTGAACGGGCCGCGGTCGAGCAGCACCTCCATGTGCGCGGGGTGCGGTGCCTCCGGGGCGTCCACCGAACGCATCAGGAACCACAGCTGGTCCAGTTCGGCGAAGGCCGCGAGACCCATGCGTCCCGTGGTGAGGAAGACCCGCTGCCCCAGCGCGGGCAGCGCCGTGGCCGCGTCGGCCAGGGAGCCGACCGTGTGCCAGGCGTCGCCCTCGCCCGGCACCCAGCCGGGCCGGCGCAGCGCGAGCAGGGGAACATGGGCGGCAGCGGCGGCAGCGGCCGCGTTGAAACTGATCGTCTCGGCGAAAGGATGGGTGGCATCGATGAGCGCGCTCACCTGGTGCGCACGCAGCCATGCGGCAAGCCCTTCGGCTCCGCCGAAGCCGCCCACGCGGACCTCGCCCGGCGGCAGCTTCGGGCTCGTGACGCGCCCGGCCAGTGAGCTGGTCACCCTCGCCGTGGCAGGCAGCGTGTCCACCAGGGCCTCGGCGAGGCGGCGGGCCTCCGTCGTCCCGCCAAGTACCAGTACGTGCATCGGATCCATCCATGGGTGAGGCGAAAGGCGGGCGCAGCGCCCAACTCAAGCACACCGGTCTGCGGCCCGGCTGGACGACCGGTGCCTGTGCGACCGCGGCCGCCACGGCCGCCTACACTGCCCTGCTCAGCGGCGACTTCCCCGACCCGGTGACCATCACCCTGCCCAAGGGCCAGACACCGGCCTTCGCCCTGGCGATCGAGGAGCTGGCCGAAGGCCGGGCGACAGCGGGGGTGGTCAAGGACGCGGGCGACGACCCCGACGTGACGCACGGCGCGCTGGTGCGGGCCACCGCGCGGCGGCTGCCGCCGGGTTCGGGTGTGGTCTTCAAGGCGGGGCCCGGCGTGGGCACGGTCACCCTGCCGGGGCTGCCTCTCGACGTCGGCGAGCCCGCGGTCAACCCCGTGCCGCGCCAGATGATCCGCGACCATGTCGCGCGGGTCG
Protein-coding sequences here:
- the cobG gene encoding precorrin-3B synthase, yielding MLAAMPPSVPSPPLSGDESARGRGDACPGTLRLHRADDGALARVRIPGGVLSAGQADVLRDAAERLGDGELHLTSRGNVQVRGLPAHCGGELAYLLGESGLLPSERHERVRNVVASPLAGLDGRGEADIRPWLSALDELVCASDRAAALSGRFLFALDDGRGDVGALGGDVTLTARDADEALLRIGPSHDAVLMTAAQAPRAALIAAETFLEQAPDAGAWRVTDLPGGIGPLLDAVLHRLRQAGLQVTRTTAPLPQDPGGPALGVVSGPHRTAALSLGLPLGSVSAPQWQTLADTARHHGSGELRLTPWRGVILPGVERTAAAQLLEELGAAGLITGPDSPWTGVGACIGRPGCAKALDDVRATAKAASGPGGALPVYWSGCERRCGHPHGEWIDVVATPDGHQISRVRGEKRDTPATVPGSPGALAAAVAAARG
- a CDS encoding precorrin-8X methylmutase; this translates as MHQYEKDGPAIYRQSFATIRAEADLSGLPADVSQVAVRMIHACGMVDLVRDLAFTPDVVARAREALRAGAPILCDVAMVASGVTRKRLPADNDVVCTLSDPAVPDLAAKLGTTRSAAALELWRDRMEGSVIAVGNAPTALFRLLEMIEEGAPRPAAVIGVPVGFVGAMESKDALAAHPSGLDHMIVRGRRGGSAIAAAALNAIASEEE
- a CDS encoding precorrin-2 C(20)-methyltransferase, which codes for MSVSEQNTGRLYGVGLGPGDPSLMTLRAVEVIAEADVVAYHSARHGRSIARSIAAEHLRADHIEEALVYPLTTETTDHPGGYRGAMEGFYTEAAARLAVHLDAGRTVAVLAEGDPLFYGSYMHMHKRLADRYPTEVIPGVTSVSAAAARLGTPLAEGEEVLTILPGTLPEEELTARLAATDAAVVMKLGRTFPAVRRAFEASGRLPEAHYVERATMAGERIDELAAVDADSVPYFAVAVLPSRIDAPRPERAPDAGEVAVVGTGPAGPLWLTPETRGVLAAADDLVGYTTYLDRVPVRPGQVRHGSDNKVESERAEFALDLARRGRRVAVVSGGDPGVFAMATAVLEVASQKQYADLPVRVLPGVTAANAAAARAGAPLGHDYAAISLSDRLKPWEVIAQRLQAAAGADLVLALYNPGSRSRTWQVGKARDLLLEHRSPDTPVVLGRDIGGPTESVRTVRLADLDPAEVDMRTILLVGSSQTRWEQRGDGQQIVWTPRRYPED
- a CDS encoding cobalt-precorrin-6A reductase — protein: MHVLVLGGTTEARRLAEALVDTLPATARVTSSLAGRVTSPKLPPGEVRVGGFGGAEGLAAWLRAHQVSALIDATHPFAETISFNAAAAAAAAHVPLLALRRPGWVPGEGDAWHTVGSLADAATALPALGQRVFLTTGRMGLAAFAELDQLWFLMRSVDAPEAPHPAHMEVLLDRGPFTLEGERELIRRHRIDVVVTKDSGGAATAPKLAAAREARIPVVVVRRPPVPEGVAVAGTPEQALTWLRAQGGSQV